The following coding sequences are from one Shewanella violacea DSS12 window:
- a CDS encoding OmpA family protein, translating into MMNNTLKAILLTSMLPFAANAAQELTPWYVGGGLGVNNYEPNCDMKTMKSCGEDDPYAWDVFGGYLFNDYFGVELGYRDLGRAEWVDYANKMNDVGAKGMSLGVVGFWPIANRWSLSAEAGAMNYLISNNKEYGTEYYSDSGIAPYFGAGIGYNITENLKLQAKYRRYENLDEDKWNTLAMESNYWGLELSYRFGTPAAVIAPIVAAIVVDSDNDGVADDMDQCADTSANHQVDANGCTVYTETTEQRDVGSIQFANNSSAVKTESFERIEKLATYMNTNPKSTVLISGHASNVGKADYNMILSDKRAKAVAKILVEKFGISQDRVEAKGFGVTQPIIQGRSVEANKANRRIEAQVTGVKREALIK; encoded by the coding sequence ATGATGAACAATACATTGAAAGCTATTCTGCTTACTTCAATGCTCCCATTCGCTGCTAACGCGGCACAAGAACTTACTCCTTGGTATGTAGGTGGCGGTCTTGGCGTAAACAATTACGAGCCAAACTGTGACATGAAGACCATGAAGAGCTGTGGCGAAGATGATCCATACGCATGGGACGTGTTTGGTGGTTACCTTTTCAACGACTACTTCGGAGTTGAGCTAGGTTACCGTGATCTTGGCCGTGCTGAGTGGGTCGATTACGCTAACAAAATGAATGACGTTGGCGCTAAAGGTATGAGCCTTGGAGTCGTAGGATTCTGGCCAATCGCTAACCGCTGGAGCCTATCGGCTGAAGCTGGTGCGATGAACTACCTAATATCGAACAACAAAGAATATGGCACTGAGTATTACAGTGACAGTGGTATTGCACCTTACTTTGGCGCTGGTATCGGTTATAACATCACCGAAAACCTGAAGCTTCAAGCTAAGTATCGTCGTTACGAAAACTTAGATGAAGACAAGTGGAACACACTTGCCATGGAAAGCAACTACTGGGGCCTAGAGCTTAGCTACCGTTTCGGTACTCCAGCTGCAGTTATTGCACCTATTGTTGCCGCAATTGTTGTCGATTCAGATAACGACGGCGTAGCTGACGATATGGATCAGTGTGCTGACACTTCTGCTAATCACCAGGTTGATGCGAACGGTTGTACTGTCTACACAGAAACTACCGAGCAACGCGACGTGGGTTCTATTCAGTTCGCAAATAACTCATCTGCAGTAAAGACTGAGTCTTTCGAGCGCATTGAGAAGCTAGCAACTTACATGAACACTAACCCTAAATCGACTGTGTTGATCTCGGGTCATGCTTCAAATGTAGGTAAAGCTGACTACAACATGATCTTATCAGACAAGCGTGCCAAGGCCGTTGCTAAGATACTTGTTGAGAAGTTTGGCATTAGCCAAGATCGCGTCGAAGCTAAAGGCTTCGGTGTCACACAACCTATTATCCAAGGTAGAAGCGTCGAAGCCAACAAGGCTAACCGTCGTATTGAAGCCCAGGTAACAGGCGTGAAAAGAGAAGCTTTGATCAAGTAA
- a CDS encoding DUF3545 family protein: MNRLDYGSALDTVVERPSRSRSSNKKRKWREIEALQEKHRLLRELQDIDSSFSGELDNLLM; this comes from the coding sequence ATGAATCGACTCGATTATGGTAGTGCGCTAGATACTGTGGTAGAAAGACCAAGCCGTTCGAGAAGCTCCAATAAGAAACGCAAATGGCGTGAAATTGAGGCATTGCAAGAGAAGCATCGCTTACTCAGAGAGCTACAGGATATAGATAGTAGCTTCAGTGGTGAATTAGACAACCTCCTGATGTAA
- a CDS encoding hemerythrin domain-containing protein produces the protein MLARLNHDHKHMAILLNILKVKHNRLAQGEAVNFNLIRDVVEYMQTYAEHSHHPLEDIIYSYYLKKTAHMGTKQLAEQHQGLIDESASLMASLNLILSDVVVSREQLVLDLRAYVILQEEHMLFEETDIFPRWAEVIDQTDWQEIQALCSLKLIDDPLFSDNDNVLFEELRDYITKDG, from the coding sequence ATGCTGGCAAGGCTTAATCATGATCATAAGCATATGGCGATATTACTCAATATTCTGAAGGTAAAACACAACAGATTAGCTCAAGGGGAAGCGGTTAACTTTAACCTCATTAGAGATGTTGTTGAGTATATGCAGACTTACGCCGAGCATAGCCATCATCCTTTAGAGGATATTATTTATAGTTACTATTTAAAGAAAACGGCTCACATGGGGACTAAACAACTTGCTGAACAACATCAAGGTTTAATTGATGAGTCAGCTTCTTTAATGGCCTCACTAAATCTTATATTAAGTGATGTCGTCGTCTCTAGAGAGCAGCTTGTATTAGACCTCAGAGCGTATGTTATCTTGCAAGAAGAGCATATGTTGTTCGAAGAAACAGACATTTTTCCTCGATGGGCGGAAGTGATAGATCAAACTGATTGGCAGGAGATACAAGCTTTATGTTCACTGAAACTTATCGATGACCCGCTCTTTAGTGATAATGATAATGTTCTGTTTGAGGAGTTGAGGGATTACATCACTAAGGATGGCTAG
- a CDS encoding phosphoketolase family protein: MSTQQEIGALKKFVRATNFLATSQIYLKQNVLHKRALAHTDIKPRLLGHWGTCPGINFVYANINRLIVKNNRSFVYLVGPGHGFPAVQANLFMEGSLSHFYPETIPYNEEGISDICRKFSAAYGYPSHANPEAPGQILEGGELGYSLSVAWGSVLDNPDLIAACLIGDGESETGPLAASWYANRLVDPATNGAVLPIVHINGYKISGPTRMGRMSHEELDLEFRGLGYHPIIVDDQLEEDVYVQMLNAMDTSYDMITEIQQRARSGEDVVKPRWPVILMRTAKGWTGTAQYNGKKLEGNCESHQVIVNKCATDKGHLDALDTWLASYKFHELYSINDKGELIFDQEIQSLLPPKQLTCGQQHLSYGGEVVRALTNPDLSKLAYGAETPRGHRGHSMYKMGEWMRDAMKLNRDQRNLRIFSPDETYSNQLQAVFEETNRAWQWPIEEWDQDMARDGRVIELLSENLLFGMMHGYTVTGRHAMFPTYESFSQVVSSMADQYCKYVYASQGVHFRKPVPACNVVLSSLLERQDHNGYSHQNPSFLGAMLEKHPKIISAYLPADGNSTLVYTERAYADRDKLNIIVAGKKDLPQWLTLDEARQQAKDGVMIWDFASDDNPDVVLVGCGDYVTQEAMAALVLIREILPRVRIRFVSVTELTSSGLGSLDFQSKPWLMDEVFTSDKGVIFNYHGYPNTIKKLVFDYKGNRRFRIKGYEEEGSTTTPFDMGVRNGTSRYHLVIDMAYKLFQQDVIDETQHVTITTDMLQRLVEHRNYIKANGVDPISLENWIWTR; encoded by the coding sequence ATGTCAACACAACAAGAGATCGGCGCATTAAAGAAGTTTGTAAGAGCGACGAACTTTCTGGCAACGTCACAGATTTACTTGAAACAAAATGTACTGCATAAACGTGCACTCGCACATACAGATATTAAACCTAGGCTATTAGGTCACTGGGGAACTTGCCCTGGGATCAACTTCGTTTATGCCAATATCAACCGTCTTATCGTTAAGAATAATCGCTCATTCGTTTATTTAGTCGGCCCAGGACATGGTTTTCCAGCGGTACAAGCTAACTTGTTTATGGAAGGCTCTCTTAGCCACTTCTACCCGGAAACTATTCCCTACAATGAAGAAGGTATCTCAGATATCTGTCGGAAGTTTTCTGCCGCCTATGGTTACCCTTCTCACGCAAACCCTGAAGCGCCAGGACAAATCCTGGAAGGTGGCGAGCTCGGTTATTCGCTCTCAGTAGCCTGGGGATCCGTGCTGGATAATCCAGATTTGATTGCGGCCTGCCTTATTGGTGATGGCGAATCTGAAACCGGTCCCCTTGCCGCTTCCTGGTATGCCAACCGTTTAGTCGACCCAGCCACTAACGGCGCTGTACTACCAATCGTTCATATCAACGGTTATAAGATCTCCGGCCCGACTCGTATGGGTCGCATGAGCCATGAAGAGTTAGATCTCGAATTCCGTGGCCTAGGTTATCACCCAATCATAGTTGACGATCAACTCGAAGAAGATGTCTATGTGCAGATGCTCAATGCCATGGACACCTCTTATGACATGATCACCGAGATTCAGCAGCGCGCGCGCAGCGGTGAAGATGTAGTTAAACCTCGCTGGCCAGTGATCTTGATGCGTACCGCTAAAGGTTGGACTGGTACTGCACAGTACAACGGCAAGAAGCTTGAGGGTAACTGTGAATCTCATCAGGTTATCGTCAACAAGTGTGCCACCGATAAGGGTCATCTAGATGCGCTCGATACCTGGTTAGCCAGCTACAAGTTCCATGAACTTTATTCGATTAACGATAAAGGCGAGCTAATATTCGACCAAGAGATCCAGAGCCTACTTCCCCCTAAACAGCTAACTTGTGGTCAGCAACACTTAAGCTACGGTGGTGAGGTGGTTCGCGCACTGACTAACCCAGATCTATCTAAGCTAGCCTACGGCGCAGAAACCCCTAGAGGGCATCGTGGTCACTCCATGTATAAGATGGGAGAGTGGATGCGCGATGCGATGAAACTCAACCGAGATCAACGCAACTTACGTATCTTTAGTCCAGATGAAACTTACTCAAACCAGCTTCAGGCTGTGTTCGAAGAAACCAACCGTGCCTGGCAGTGGCCCATCGAAGAGTGGGATCAAGACATGGCCCGTGATGGTCGTGTCATAGAGCTACTATCAGAGAATCTACTCTTCGGTATGATGCATGGCTATACAGTGACGGGCCGTCACGCCATGTTCCCTACCTATGAGTCATTCTCTCAAGTCGTCTCCTCTATGGCTGACCAATATTGTAAATATGTCTATGCCAGTCAGGGCGTTCATTTCCGTAAACCTGTACCTGCGTGCAACGTGGTACTCTCCTCACTGCTGGAGCGCCAGGATCACAACGGTTATTCGCATCAGAACCCATCATTCTTAGGCGCTATGCTTGAGAAGCATCCGAAGATCATCTCAGCCTACCTGCCTGCCGACGGTAACAGCACTTTAGTCTACACGGAACGCGCCTATGCTGACCGTGATAAATTAAACATCATAGTTGCCGGCAAGAAAGATCTGCCACAATGGCTAACACTCGATGAAGCACGCCAGCAAGCGAAAGATGGTGTGATGATTTGGGATTTTGCCTCTGACGACAACCCTGATGTGGTTCTGGTTGGTTGTGGTGATTACGTCACCCAAGAAGCCATGGCAGCTCTGGTATTGATCAGAGAGATACTCCCTCGCGTTCGAATTCGTTTCGTCAGCGTCACCGAACTCACCAGTAGCGGTCTTGGTAGCTTAGATTTCCAAAGTAAACCTTGGTTAATGGATGAGGTGTTCACCTCAGACAAGGGGGTTATCTTCAATTACCACGGCTACCCAAATACCATCAAGAAGTTGGTATTTGATTATAAAGGTAATAGAAGATTCAGAATCAAGGGTTATGAAGAGGAAGGTTCAACCACTACCCCATTCGATATGGGTGTCAGAAACGGAACCTCACGCTACCATCTCGTTATCGATATGGCCTACAAGCTATTCCAGCAAGATGTCATCGATGAGACACAACATGTCACCATCACCACAGATATGCTGCAACGTCTGGTAGAACACAGAAATTATATCAAGGCCAACGGTGTCGATCCTATCAGTTTAGAAAACTGGATCTGGACCAGGTAA
- a CDS encoding ATP-binding protein produces the protein MALSIKEWYHMISNATIADVLLDRLIHNYHRIELGGESMRKRIKG, from the coding sequence ATGGCTCTGTCGATAAAAGAGTGGTACCACATGATCAGCAACGCCACGATCGCCGATGTGTTATTAGATCGCTTAATCCACAACTACCACCGAATAGAGCTGGGTGGTGAATCGATGAGAAAACGGATAAAGGGGTAA
- the yaaA gene encoding peroxide stress protein YaaA codes for MLVLISPAKTLDYENPAGTAEYTLPKLVDFSAQLIEECRKLTPAEIASLMKVSDKIAGLNAARFGTWSPEFTTENAKQALYAFRGDVYTGLDADTLSPSGIQDAQKHLRILSGLYGLLRPLDLMQAYRLEMGTRLANKQGTNLYQFWGNTITDEVNLALEEQGDDILVNLASNEYFKAVKPKLVKGSIITPVFKDRKNGQYKVISFFAKKARGMMVRYILDNKVSTLAELIKFDSAGYHYCEAESSAIAPVFLREEQL; via the coding sequence ATGTTAGTTTTAATTTCACCAGCTAAAACATTAGACTATGAAAACCCCGCAGGGACGGCTGAATATACCTTGCCTAAGCTTGTTGACTTCAGCGCTCAGTTAATCGAGGAGTGTCGTAAATTGACGCCAGCAGAAATCGCATCCTTGATGAAGGTAAGCGATAAAATCGCTGGTTTGAATGCGGCTCGTTTCGGGACCTGGAGCCCAGAATTTACTACCGAAAATGCTAAACAAGCCTTGTATGCATTTCGCGGTGATGTCTATACCGGCTTAGATGCCGACACCTTATCACCAAGCGGAATACAGGACGCTCAGAAACACCTGCGTATATTATCTGGACTCTATGGGCTACTTCGTCCGTTAGACCTGATGCAGGCATATCGTTTAGAGATGGGCACTCGCTTAGCGAATAAGCAAGGCACTAACCTGTATCAGTTCTGGGGCAATACCATTACCGATGAGGTTAATCTAGCCCTGGAAGAGCAGGGAGACGACATTCTGGTCAACCTGGCCTCAAACGAATATTTCAAAGCTGTTAAGCCCAAACTCGTGAAGGGCAGTATCATTACCCCAGTATTTAAAGATCGAAAGAACGGTCAGTACAAGGTGATCAGTTTCTTCGCCAAGAAAGCCCGCGGCATGATGGTGCGCTATATTCTCGATAACAAGGTGAGTACCCTTGCTGAGCTGATCAAGTTTGACAGTGCCGGCTACCATTACTGTGAAGCTGAATCGTCAGCTATCGCACCGGTATTCCTTCGCGAAGAACAGCTTTAG
- a CDS encoding alanine/glycine:cation symporter family protein, with translation MFESLVSAIESVVNAINGMLWGSVLIYVLVAAGVLFTFRLGFIQFRLFGHGAKLVLKGREKVDGISSFQVFCTSMAARVGTGNMAGVAVAITVGGAGAIFWMWLIALLGMATAFVESTLAQVYKVKDSEGQFRGGPAYYMEKGLGKRWMGTLFSILLIIAFGFAFNAAQANTITDALNNAFGFDKTIVGIIIVLASAYIICGGLKKVARASELIVPVMAVAYLGIALVVLVLNIDQVPAALSLIVKSAFGWEEAAGGAMGAMMAGIARGLFSNEAGMGSAANIAASATPNPNHPASQGFVQMIGVFVDTIVICTASAAIILLSGVLDNPGDQKGIGLLQLALTNELGGWSAYFISFAILLFCFSSIIANYSYAESNILFLTKSKKVLFIFRGAVLGMVMAGSVASLQLVWNFADLSMGFMALVNIAAIVMLSKVAFAVIKDYERQLKAGQTPTFDAKQFPEINGIETSEWSGEKAAKSKG, from the coding sequence ATGTTTGAATCATTAGTTAGTGCAATTGAATCTGTAGTGAATGCCATCAATGGCATGTTATGGGGGAGCGTACTCATATACGTGCTGGTCGCTGCGGGTGTCTTGTTTACATTCCGGCTTGGGTTTATTCAGTTCCGTTTATTTGGCCATGGTGCCAAGTTGGTGTTGAAAGGGCGTGAAAAGGTCGATGGAATTTCATCATTCCAGGTCTTCTGTACTTCCATGGCCGCTCGTGTCGGTACCGGAAATATGGCTGGTGTAGCGGTTGCTATCACAGTAGGTGGTGCAGGTGCTATTTTTTGGATGTGGTTAATTGCATTATTAGGCATGGCGACGGCATTCGTCGAGTCAACGTTAGCCCAAGTCTATAAAGTTAAAGACAGTGAAGGCCAGTTTCGTGGTGGTCCAGCCTATTACATGGAAAAGGGCTTAGGTAAGCGTTGGATGGGGACGCTTTTCTCCATACTGCTTATCATAGCTTTTGGTTTCGCCTTCAATGCTGCTCAAGCCAATACCATTACTGATGCTCTCAATAATGCCTTCGGTTTCGATAAGACTATTGTTGGAATCATTATCGTACTGGCTTCTGCCTATATCATCTGTGGTGGCTTGAAGAAGGTGGCTCGTGCTTCCGAGCTGATAGTGCCTGTGATGGCTGTGGCTTACCTAGGAATAGCCTTGGTTGTTCTGGTACTCAATATTGACCAAGTGCCAGCAGCATTGAGCTTGATAGTTAAGAGCGCATTTGGCTGGGAAGAAGCAGCTGGTGGCGCAATGGGCGCCATGATGGCGGGTATCGCTCGTGGTCTGTTCTCTAACGAAGCGGGCATGGGTAGCGCGGCGAATATTGCAGCTTCGGCTACACCGAATCCTAATCATCCGGCCTCTCAAGGCTTTGTGCAGATGATAGGTGTTTTTGTCGATACTATCGTTATCTGTACCGCATCTGCTGCGATTATCTTGCTATCCGGTGTGTTAGATAATCCTGGAGACCAGAAAGGCATTGGGCTGTTGCAGTTGGCTTTGACTAATGAGTTAGGTGGCTGGTCAGCGTATTTCATCTCTTTTGCCATTTTGCTGTTCTGTTTCTCATCCATCATTGCAAACTACAGTTATGCCGAAAGCAACATCCTATTCTTGACGAAGAGCAAGAAGGTGTTATTTATCTTCCGTGGCGCTGTGTTGGGTATGGTGATGGCAGGTTCAGTTGCTTCGTTACAGCTCGTATGGAACTTTGCCGATCTCTCTATGGGCTTTATGGCTCTGGTCAATATCGCAGCCATTGTGATGTTATCTAAAGTCGCCTTTGCGGTAATTAAGGATTATGAGCGTCAGCTTAAAGCGGGCCAAACCCCTACCTTTGATGCCAAGCAATTTCCTGAAATTAATGGCATAGAAACCAGTGAGTGGAGTGGCGAGAAAGCCGCAAAGTCGAAAGGCTAA
- the tal gene encoding transaldolase, with protein sequence MANTLEQLKSFTTIVADTGDIEAIKRYHPQDATTNPSLILKAAQIPDYGHLIDNAITWAKSQSDEIEQQLEDAGDKLAVNIGVEILKIVPGRISTEVDARLSFDRAGSIDKAHKLIKLYQEAGIDKSRILIKLASTWEGICAAKQLEQEGINCNLTLLFCFAQARACAEAGVYLISPFVGRILDWYKKDTGLDYSASEDPGVVSVTEIYNYYKRHGFNTVVMGASFRNTGEILELAGCDRLTIGPALLEEMANSQAQVVRKLVPVEASATAGEPLSEAQFRWEFNQDPMAVQKLAEGIRNFAIDQDKLEVMLKDKLTS encoded by the coding sequence ATGGCTAATACACTCGAGCAATTGAAATCTTTTACCACCATAGTCGCCGATACAGGGGACATTGAGGCCATCAAGCGTTATCACCCACAAGACGCCACGACCAACCCGTCTCTCATTTTAAAAGCAGCCCAGATCCCAGATTATGGCCATCTAATCGATAACGCCATTACTTGGGCTAAATCACAAAGTGATGAAATTGAGCAACAACTCGAAGATGCCGGTGACAAGCTTGCTGTTAATATTGGTGTAGAGATCTTAAAGATAGTTCCAGGTCGTATCTCCACTGAAGTAGACGCAAGACTCTCTTTCGACCGTGCCGGTTCAATCGATAAAGCCCATAAGCTGATTAAACTGTATCAAGAAGCTGGCATAGATAAGTCACGAATTCTGATCAAACTAGCTTCAACATGGGAAGGCATATGTGCCGCTAAGCAGCTAGAGCAAGAAGGCATTAACTGTAATCTAACCTTGTTATTCTGTTTTGCCCAAGCCCGTGCTTGTGCAGAAGCTGGTGTTTACCTTATCTCTCCGTTTGTCGGCAGAATCTTAGATTGGTATAAGAAGGATACTGGTCTGGACTATAGTGCTAGTGAAGACCCAGGTGTTGTGTCTGTTACCGAAATCTACAACTATTACAAACGCCATGGCTTTAACACTGTGGTCATGGGTGCAAGTTTCCGCAACACAGGTGAAATCCTCGAGCTTGCGGGTTGTGATCGTTTAACTATTGGTCCAGCCTTACTCGAAGAGATGGCAAATTCACAGGCTCAAGTAGTTCGTAAACTTGTTCCTGTTGAGGCATCAGCTACTGCCGGTGAACCACTGAGCGAGGCACAATTCCGTTGGGAGTTTAACCAAGATCCTATGGCAGTTCAAAAACTGGCCGAAGGCATTAGAAACTTCGCCATCGACCAAGATAAGCTAGAAGTGATGCTGAAAGACAAACTGACCTCTTAA
- a CDS encoding response regulator transcription factor has translation MEEILVWVVDDDEDYCQLIQEVLNEHYQVAVFHEAGTYRSALTRNTPDLVLMDINLPDVSGIELCRELTESGKDCAVIFVSGMNTLDERLRAYDVSAVDFIAKPFEIKELLAKVQAVASYQSKRHTLVQAESMSRNMAFQSMTESAQYGAVLQFFRQCFLCQDYQSLADAFFDLMQQLNLNTCLEIRDSEVHYFAPQHADISPIEANILELLDKHGRLYDFGSRTICNDKHVSFLIKNMPLDDEVLYGRLRDIIAVIVEGLEARVMDIGRQQTLQHVFVEIQALLGKINGAILEHDEKFSAALTGMTTEIRSSFHVLDMTEEQEHYFASLLERNLKEASSAGDAFYRLQGSLKTVKNVVESSVVS, from the coding sequence ATGGAGGAAATATTAGTATGGGTCGTAGATGATGATGAAGATTATTGTCAGCTCATTCAAGAAGTACTCAATGAACATTATCAAGTTGCGGTATTCCATGAAGCGGGGACATATCGTTCAGCTTTAACGCGTAACACACCAGATCTTGTGTTGATGGACATCAATCTCCCCGATGTGAGTGGCATCGAACTCTGTCGAGAACTCACTGAATCTGGCAAAGACTGTGCGGTGATCTTTGTCTCAGGGATGAATACCTTAGATGAGAGGCTGAGAGCCTATGACGTTAGTGCCGTGGATTTTATTGCTAAGCCTTTCGAGATAAAAGAGTTACTGGCAAAAGTTCAGGCTGTGGCTTCCTATCAGTCTAAACGACATACACTCGTTCAGGCTGAGTCTATGTCGAGAAATATGGCATTTCAGTCTATGACCGAGTCGGCTCAATATGGCGCCGTGTTACAGTTTTTTAGGCAATGTTTCTTGTGCCAAGATTACCAAAGTCTGGCAGATGCCTTCTTCGACTTGATGCAGCAACTCAATCTTAATACTTGTCTGGAGATAAGAGATAGTGAAGTGCACTATTTTGCCCCCCAGCATGCGGATATCAGCCCTATAGAGGCTAATATACTGGAGTTATTGGATAAGCATGGGCGTTTATATGATTTTGGTAGTCGCACTATCTGTAATGACAAGCATGTCTCCTTCTTGATAAAGAATATGCCGCTAGATGATGAAGTCCTCTATGGACGATTAAGGGATATTATAGCCGTTATTGTTGAAGGGCTAGAGGCTAGGGTGATGGATATTGGTCGTCAACAGACACTGCAGCACGTTTTTGTGGAGATCCAAGCTTTGCTTGGCAAGATCAACGGTGCCATCTTAGAGCATGACGAGAAGTTCAGTGCAGCATTAACTGGAATGACAACAGAGATCCGTAGCAGCTTCCATGTGCTAGATATGACTGAAGAGCAGGAGCATTATTTTGCTTCCTTGCTGGAGCGAAACTTAAAAGAAGCCAGCTCGGCCGGAGACGCCTTCTATCGTTTGCAGGGCTCGTTAAAGACGGTAAAAAATGTCGTAGAGTCCAGTGTTGTTTCCTAG
- the pgi gene encoding glucose-6-phosphate isomerase — protein sequence MTELTQSQTWNELKAHTKDLPHMRVLFEQDKLRFDTMSTSACGLFLDYSKNRANQETLSLLFKLAEETKLASKIKAMFDGDVINTTEKRAVLHTALRAKPEQKIILDGINIVEEVQQTQAKMATFVTAITSGSWKGYTGKSITDIVSIGIGGSFLGPKIVSQALRPYWNKDLNCHFVGNVDGTSITEKLKPLDAETTLFIMSSKSFSTQETLTNTLSAKDWFISNGASQADIAQHFVAVTTNVAKATEFGIDADNIFPMWDWVGGRYSLWSAIGLPIALMIGMDNFRELLDGAHEMDKHFANTPLSENMPVIMGLFSLLYGNFHNAQSHVVLTYDHYLRGLPAYFQQLDMESNGKSVTLDGTRVDFSTGPVIWGGEGTNGQHAYHQLLHQGTALIPADFIMPLKSHNPLGEHHIQLASNCFGQTQALMQGRSYEEALVELEGCDLSIDEKSTIAKHKEMQGNKPSNTILMDKLTPGTLGSLIALYEHRTFVQGAIWDINSFDQWGVELGKSLGNDVLTRLGAEKDASELDCSSNGLINMFRQQSI from the coding sequence ATGACTGAGCTAACCCAGAGTCAGACTTGGAATGAGCTAAAGGCTCATACCAAGGATTTACCACATATGAGAGTGCTTTTTGAGCAAGATAAACTCAGGTTCGACACTATGTCGACATCGGCTTGTGGCCTATTTTTAGATTACTCTAAAAATAGGGCGAACCAAGAGACCTTATCTCTGTTATTCAAGCTTGCAGAAGAGACCAAGCTAGCGTCTAAAATCAAGGCTATGTTCGACGGTGACGTGATCAATACCACCGAGAAACGTGCAGTGCTACATACCGCACTGCGAGCTAAGCCTGAGCAAAAGATCATTCTAGACGGTATAAATATCGTTGAAGAAGTTCAACAGACTCAAGCTAAGATGGCGACATTTGTCACAGCCATCACATCTGGAAGCTGGAAAGGCTACACAGGCAAGTCGATCACAGATATCGTCAGTATCGGTATCGGCGGTTCCTTCCTAGGCCCTAAGATAGTGTCTCAAGCTCTTAGACCCTACTGGAATAAAGACCTCAATTGCCACTTCGTGGGTAATGTTGATGGTACGTCCATCACCGAGAAGCTTAAGCCTCTCGATGCTGAAACGACTCTGTTTATCATGTCATCTAAGTCTTTCAGCACTCAAGAAACCTTGACCAACACCTTAAGCGCTAAAGACTGGTTTATTAGCAATGGTGCGAGTCAGGCAGATATCGCTCAGCATTTTGTTGCCGTCACCACCAATGTGGCTAAAGCGACTGAATTCGGTATCGATGCCGACAATATCTTCCCTATGTGGGATTGGGTTGGTGGTCGTTATTCACTCTGGTCAGCCATAGGTTTACCTATAGCATTGATGATAGGCATGGATAACTTCCGTGAACTACTCGATGGTGCCCATGAGATGGATAAGCATTTTGCCAACACGCCGCTGTCAGAAAATATGCCTGTGATTATGGGGCTATTTTCACTGCTGTACGGCAACTTCCATAATGCTCAATCCCATGTGGTATTGACCTATGATCATTATCTGAGAGGACTTCCCGCATACTTCCAGCAGCTAGATATGGAGAGTAACGGTAAGTCTGTCACCTTAGATGGCACTCGCGTCGATTTCAGCACTGGGCCGGTCATCTGGGGCGGTGAAGGCACTAACGGTCAACATGCCTATCACCAGCTGTTACATCAAGGCACGGCGCTCATTCCTGCCGACTTTATTATGCCTCTCAAGAGCCATAATCCCTTAGGAGAGCACCATATCCAACTTGCCTCAAACTGTTTTGGGCAAACTCAAGCTCTGATGCAAGGGCGATCTTATGAAGAAGCCTTAGTGGAACTTGAAGGCTGTGACCTCTCAATCGATGAAAAGAGCACCATAGCTAAACATAAAGAGATGCAAGGTAACAAGCCAAGCAATACCATCTTAATGGATAAGCTAACACCTGGAACTCTAGGTTCCCTTATCGCCCTTTATGAACACAGAACCTTCGTTCAAGGCGCTATTTGGGATATAAACTCATTCGATCAATGGGGCGTCGAGCTAGGTAAATCATTAGGCAATGATGTTTTGACCAGACTAGGAGCAGAGAAAGATGCCAGTGAATTGGACTGCTCGAGTAATGGACTTATCAATATGTTCAGGCAACAATCTATCTAG